A region of Colletotrichum higginsianum IMI 349063 chromosome 10, whole genome shotgun sequence DNA encodes the following proteins:
- a CDS encoding C6 zinc finger protein: MEELPTLRHGPKRPHKKVRTGCGPCKRRKVKCDEQRPKCTQCTRQDTQCDITSSNQMEPPAPSPSFSQIRVDESMSLNMLDLELIHHWTSSTYDSLTSSPLLRTFWLRNAVKVGFRCGFVMRTILALSAVHLGTLNPERGDALLQHALVHHNLAALRAHESICHGSDTEDVETYENHFLFSVLMMFFIISQTDNPQDAFFGRTERTKSDKLDWMVFFRGSRYFALASESLHYSNSLTHPIINHMMEMYYYREKVSKRPHLPTLLDRVGHIGDDCPSSERAVYMHAAQELDTTFAVLSEFEETRDMLHAFFWISNVSDHRGDLIALLQGPTPPQEALAIFTCFCMLPQRLSARWWSDRWVEGLKNGKFDFLDEEHRTWVVEPPAWDG, encoded by the exons ATGGAAGAACTACCCACACTAAGACATGGGCCCAAGAGACCTCACAAGAAGGTTCGTACGGGATGTGGTCCATGCAAGAGGAGAAAAGTCAAG TGTGACGAACAAAGGCCGAAATGTACACAATGCACCAGGCAGGATACTCAATGCGACATAACTTCGAGTAATCAAATGGAACCCCCCGCGCCAAGCCCTTCTTTTAGTCAGATTCGAGTCGACGAGTCAATGAGTTTGAACATGCTTGATCTGGAACTTATTCATCATTGGACTTCGTCAACATATGACTCGCTGACAAGTAGCCCATTGCTGCGAACCTTCTGGCTTAGGAACGCAGTAAAGGTCGGGTTTCGTTGCGGCTTTGTCATGCGAACAATACTGGCCCTCTCTGCTGTTCATCTGGGCACTCTCAATCCGGAACGAGGCGACGCACTCCTCCAGCACGCACTTGTCCATCACAATCTGGCAGCGTTGAGGGCTCATGAGTCCATATGTCATGGTAGTGATACAGAGGACGTCGAAACGTACGAGAATCATTTTCTGTTTTCGGTTCTCATGATGTTCTTCA TCATCTCTCAGACCGACAATCCCCAAGACGCCTTTTTTGGCCGCACAGAACGAACGAAAAGTGACAAGTTGGACTGGATGGTCTTCTTCAGAGGCTCTCGTTACTTCGCATTAGCATCCGAGTCACTCCACTACAGCAACAGTCTCACGCATCCTATCATCAACCATATGATGGAGATGTACTATTACCGAGAAAAGGTCTCCAAACGCCCTCACTTACCCACCCTTCTGGACCGGGTGGGCCATATTGGAGATGATTGCCCATCTTCGGAACGAGCAGTTTATATGCACGCAGCCCAAGAGCTCGACACGACATTTGCAGTCCTTTCCGAGTTCGAAGAAACAAGGGACATGCTTCACGCGTTCTTCTGGATCAGCAATGTTTCCGACCACAGGGGAGATTTGATCGCCCTTCTCCAAgggccaacgccgccacaAGAGGCCCTGGCTATCTTTACATGTTTTTGCATGCTCCCACAACGCCTGTCTGCACGGTGGTGGTCAGATAGATGGGTGGAAGGTCTGAAGAATGGTAAATTTGACTTCCTCGATGAGGAGCACAGAACCTGGGTTGTTGAGCCACCGGCGTGGGACGGCTAG
- a CDS encoding NADH-ubiquinone oxidoreductase 19.3 kDa subunit, which produces MTFGLACCAVEMMHIAGPRYDQDRFGFMFRASPRQSDVMIVAGTLTNKMAPAFRQVYDQMPEPRWVVSMGSCANGGGYYHYSYSVVRGCDRIVPVDIYVPGCPPTAEALLYGMFQLQRKMRQGRKSRMWYRK; this is translated from the coding sequence ATGACCTTTGGCCTGGCGTGCTGTGCTGTCGAAATGATGCATATCGCCGGGCCGCGATACGATCAAGATCGATTTGGTTTCATGTTTCGAGCCTCGCCCCGACAGTCTGACGTGATGATCGTGGCCGGCACGCTGACGAACAAGATGGCGCCCGCGTTTCGCCAGGTTTACGATCAGATGCCGGAGCCTAGATGGGTCGTCAGCATGGGAAGCTGTGCCAACGGTGGGGGATATTATCATTACAGCTACTCTGTGGTTCGTGGCTGCGACCGGATTGTTCCGGTCGATATATATGTCCCTGGCTGTCCGCCAACGGCCGAGGCGTTGCTCTATGGCATGTTTCAGTTGCAGAGAAAGATGCGCCAGGGAAGGAAGTCGCGGATGTGGTATCGCAAATAA